One Chthoniobacterales bacterium DNA segment encodes these proteins:
- a CDS encoding glycosyltransferase, whose protein sequence is MSLPRLHLSLSRTGKDFSGVCDWPVPPAILAGLTETADSNALELVLISPDAERVTEKLPAETRAAWLPPDSEGRVNEMQLRLAAELGCSAIFAGDTALKTNGAIPVFHIANYPGILRREAREKPFPLGLVGPDFHFAVESEHPWRNRVVEPLMKTFPCLSYLENCSRSAREYRAQCDLTALCGGSEGRFAPAFLEILLDGSGLVTERSVILEKLGFADGVNCLFITPEQAVAKCAALLADPERLRLIQENGRQLGRKILAQSGAGIVRAWWLAQEQDRKFTSEPGQDHRPRGVLDFLFHRL, encoded by the coding sequence ATGAGTTTGCCGCGCCTCCATTTGAGTCTAAGTCGAACCGGAAAGGATTTCTCCGGCGTCTGCGACTGGCCGGTTCCGCCTGCGATATTGGCCGGGCTCACGGAGACGGCTGACTCGAATGCACTGGAACTCGTTCTCATTTCCCCCGATGCGGAGCGCGTGACGGAGAAATTGCCCGCAGAAACCCGCGCTGCCTGGCTCCCGCCGGACTCCGAGGGTCGCGTGAATGAGATGCAACTCCGCCTCGCCGCCGAGCTGGGTTGCAGTGCGATCTTCGCCGGCGACACCGCCCTGAAAACCAATGGTGCCATCCCGGTTTTTCACATTGCCAACTATCCCGGAATATTACGGAGAGAGGCTCGGGAAAAACCATTCCCGCTCGGCTTGGTCGGGCCCGATTTCCATTTTGCAGTCGAATCGGAGCACCCGTGGAGAAACCGGGTGGTGGAGCCGCTGATGAAGACGTTTCCGTGTCTGTCTTATCTCGAAAATTGCAGCCGCTCGGCACGGGAATATCGCGCCCAATGCGATCTAACTGCGCTCTGCGGCGGCAGCGAGGGACGTTTCGCGCCTGCATTTTTGGAGATCCTGCTGGATGGCAGTGGCTTGGTGACGGAACGCAGCGTGATCTTGGAGAAACTGGGGTTTGCCGACGGCGTGAATTGCCTGTTCATCACGCCGGAACAAGCCGTGGCCAAGTGCGCCGCGCTGCTCGCCGACCCGGAACGCCTGCGGCTGATTCAGGAGAATGGACGCCAACTCGGCCGAAAAATTCTCGCTCAATCCGGCGCTGGAATCGTCCGCGCCTGGTGGCTGGCGCAGGAGCAGGACCGGAAATTTACGTCCGAGCCGGGGCAGGATCATCGTCCACGCGGCGTGCTCGATTTTCTCTTCCACCGCCTGTAA
- a CDS encoding glycosyltransferase yields the protein MLLLVLGMPQSGASVAAEWLGQMGGQRPDLRRLHEEILHSCGTEWQKMDESAARQLATVVSYQDRAREILDELEPHRPWVFQESSLSFLLPFWRPFLENPVCLHIVRNPMEVASALKKHHGLTLQHGLALWELSTISALQNARGLQQIFVRYEDLRDPACLGEQLAAAGIEGFLQPPENRIELESNLASQSGDFLNQKQLALYSAMQNPSSTLADDFSRISEGAAEVLALQKTIWNTSQANLRTLAEVQKSSRTSWKTHWKLTRLQESAKNNLDDSLSLLETFRQEHLKTLNALPWILGNLLHFRWQILSRTKRLRRLRELETCIEDQRYKIQQSSSISMSESEQSRRNRQKKPRPVAVVIPVFNAYEEVVTCIENLLLHTRHPHEILLIDDRSTDERVWPKLRSYARAHDHIRAIRNRKNLGYTKTVNIGCEFARPCDVILLNSDTIVTPFWLEKLTAVAYSRADVATVTAVSNAAGNFSVPLNKIDNPMPDDLSPSELAGWVERLTRRRRPVVPCGNGFCLFVLRAALEKVGPFDEVSFPRGYGEENDFCMRARKLGFLSLIDDATFIYHKRTASFGAAKAPLLEASKLKLQELHPDYKELRKQWLKNDPVDDLRAELQKAPWRSGFPQPETKPVLLYVIHASGGGTRFTSEDLIRGMMDHYEVLLLETAEYHWTLLRASRTKLTPLRRYHFAERWEYYQTLNGERLDVWAEILSAMKVGLVHFRHLVGNGPESLAVARQKGLRVVLSLHDFYTICPTTTLLDEKLQFCGGHCTPGQGKCELRGRWFDNSGPVLKHAYVHVHRKLMSDAIASHCDALVTTSLFSRNLFVEHFPQIASRLHVIEHGRDLQREDFVVAPVAGQPARVICLGNMSVPKGMNLIREIMALDQAGAGRFEFHFLGSLPKEITDLEPLGGILHGKYKREQLNDHLRKIGPSFSIVSSIWPETYCHTLTESWAVGLPVFASNIGTLQERVEQHGGGWLLDHRSAEAWYRGMLAALENPAEFEQKREQIRQMPEKTVAEMTGEYLEIYRALEPVTGGGRENRARRVDDDPAPART from the coding sequence ATGCTTCTTCTCGTCCTCGGAATGCCCCAATCCGGCGCCTCAGTCGCAGCGGAATGGCTCGGGCAAATGGGCGGGCAGCGACCGGACTTGCGTCGTCTGCACGAGGAGATTCTGCATTCCTGCGGCACCGAATGGCAGAAAATGGACGAGTCCGCCGCCCGCCAACTCGCCACAGTGGTGTCGTATCAGGATCGCGCTCGGGAAATATTGGACGAACTGGAGCCGCATCGGCCTTGGGTTTTCCAAGAGTCGAGTTTGAGTTTTCTCCTGCCATTCTGGCGGCCATTTTTGGAAAACCCGGTCTGCCTGCACATCGTGCGGAATCCCATGGAAGTCGCCTCGGCACTGAAAAAACACCACGGGCTCACCCTGCAGCACGGCCTCGCGCTTTGGGAACTTTCGACGATTTCCGCCCTGCAAAATGCCCGCGGTTTGCAGCAGATTTTTGTGCGTTACGAGGATCTGCGTGACCCGGCGTGTCTGGGCGAGCAACTGGCAGCCGCCGGCATCGAAGGCTTCCTTCAACCGCCGGAAAACAGAATCGAGTTGGAGTCGAATCTGGCATCGCAGAGCGGAGATTTTCTGAACCAGAAACAGCTCGCACTCTACTCAGCGATGCAAAACCCGTCGTCGACGCTGGCGGATGATTTTTCCCGCATTTCCGAGGGAGCCGCCGAGGTGCTGGCCCTCCAAAAAACCATCTGGAACACGTCGCAGGCCAATTTGCGCACACTTGCCGAAGTCCAGAAATCTTCCCGCACTTCGTGGAAAACCCATTGGAAGCTGACCCGGCTCCAGGAATCCGCCAAAAACAACCTCGACGACTCGCTTTCGCTCCTGGAAACCTTCCGCCAGGAACACCTGAAAACGCTCAACGCGCTCCCTTGGATCTTGGGAAATTTGCTCCATTTTCGCTGGCAAATCCTCAGCCGCACGAAGCGCCTCCGCCGGTTGCGCGAGTTGGAAACGTGCATTGAGGATCAGCGTTACAAAATCCAGCAAAGCAGTTCCATTTCGATGTCGGAAAGTGAGCAGTCGCGGCGCAACCGGCAGAAAAAACCACGTCCCGTGGCGGTCGTCATCCCGGTCTTCAACGCCTACGAGGAAGTCGTCACCTGCATCGAAAACCTCCTCCTCCACACGCGGCATCCGCACGAAATTCTCCTGATCGACGACCGCAGTACCGACGAGCGCGTCTGGCCGAAATTGCGGTCGTATGCGCGGGCACACGATCACATTCGCGCGATTCGGAATCGCAAAAATCTGGGCTACACGAAAACGGTAAACATCGGCTGCGAGTTTGCCCGGCCCTGCGATGTGATTTTGCTGAACAGCGATACGATTGTAACTCCGTTCTGGCTGGAAAAATTGACCGCCGTCGCCTACAGTCGCGCCGATGTGGCCACGGTGACGGCAGTGTCGAATGCGGCTGGAAATTTCTCTGTTCCCCTCAATAAAATCGACAATCCGATGCCCGACGACCTGAGCCCGTCCGAACTCGCGGGCTGGGTGGAGCGCCTGACGCGGCGGCGGCGTCCAGTGGTGCCATGCGGCAATGGATTTTGCCTGTTTGTGCTGCGCGCCGCGCTGGAAAAAGTGGGGCCGTTTGACGAGGTGTCGTTCCCGCGCGGCTACGGCGAGGAGAATGATTTTTGCATGAGGGCACGCAAGCTGGGCTTCCTCAGTTTGATCGACGACGCGACTTTCATTTATCACAAGCGCACGGCGTCGTTTGGCGCTGCGAAGGCTCCGCTGCTCGAGGCGAGCAAGCTCAAGCTCCAGGAGTTGCATCCCGATTACAAGGAACTGCGCAAGCAATGGCTGAAAAATGACCCCGTGGACGATCTGCGGGCGGAGCTGCAAAAAGCACCCTGGCGCTCCGGCTTTCCCCAGCCGGAGACGAAGCCGGTGCTGCTCTACGTGATCCATGCCAGCGGTGGCGGGACGCGGTTTACCTCGGAGGATTTGATCCGCGGCATGATGGATCATTACGAAGTGCTCCTGCTGGAAACGGCGGAATACCACTGGACGCTGCTGAGGGCGTCGCGCACGAAATTGACCCCGCTGCGGCGGTATCATTTCGCCGAGCGCTGGGAGTATTATCAGACTCTCAACGGCGAGCGGCTCGACGTCTGGGCGGAAATCCTGAGTGCGATGAAAGTCGGCCTCGTCCACTTCCGGCACCTCGTCGGCAATGGCCCGGAGTCGCTCGCCGTGGCGCGTCAAAAAGGCCTGCGCGTGGTCCTGTCGCTGCACGATTTTTACACGATTTGCCCGACGACGACGCTGCTCGACGAGAAGCTCCAATTTTGCGGCGGCCATTGCACTCCGGGGCAGGGAAAATGCGAATTGCGCGGGCGCTGGTTCGACAATAGCGGCCCGGTTTTGAAGCACGCCTATGTGCATGTGCATCGGAAATTGATGTCCGACGCCATCGCTTCGCACTGCGACGCACTGGTGACGACCTCGCTGTTTTCGCGAAATTTATTCGTCGAGCACTTCCCTCAAATCGCCTCGCGACTGCATGTCATCGAGCATGGCCGCGACCTTCAGCGCGAGGATTTCGTGGTCGCACCGGTGGCAGGACAGCCCGCGCGGGTCATTTGTCTGGGCAATATGAGCGTCCCGAAAGGCATGAATCTCATCCGCGAAATTATGGCGCTCGACCAGGCGGGCGCGGGCCGGTTCGAGTTCCATTTCCTTGGAAGTTTGCCCAAGGAAATCACCGATCTGGAGCCGCTCGGCGGCATTCTCCACGGGAAATACAAGCGCGAGCAGCTCAACGATCACCTCCGGAAAATCGGCCCGTCGTTCTCCATCGTTTCCTCGATCTGGCCGGAAACCTACTGCCACACGCTCACCGAATCGTGGGCCGTCGGGCTGCCCGTTTTCGCCTCAAACATCGGCACGCTTCAGGAGCGCGTCGAGCAGCACGGCGGCGGCTGGCTGCTGGATCATCGCAGCGCCGAGGCGTGGTATCGCGGCATGTTGGCGGCACTGGAAAACCCGGCAGAGTTTGAGCAGAAGCGCGAGCAAATCCGCCAGATGCCGGAGAAAACCGTCGCTGAAATGACTGGCGAATATCTGGAAATTTACCGTGCGCTCGAACCCGTTACAGGCGGTGGAAGAGAAAATCGAGCACGCCGCGTGGACGATGATCCTGCCCCGGCTCGGACGTAA